A genome region from Sardina pilchardus chromosome 22, fSarPil1.1, whole genome shotgun sequence includes the following:
- the prr15lb gene encoding proline-rich protein 15-like protein B — MADPSWWKLTFLRKKKSEAKVLYEIPAEFASNTDNKDGCSDPTDSQFNARLEKIVDKSATKGRHVKVSHSGRFKEKKRIRATLAENPNLFPDHSTADENHVTAADN; from the coding sequence ATGGCCGACCCATCCTGGTGGAAACTGACCTTCCTGCGCAAGAAGAAGTCTGAGGCCAAAGTCCTGTACGAGATCCCAGCTGAGTTTGCCAGCAACACGGACAACAAGGACGGGTGCAGCGACCCCACCGACAGCCAGTTCAATGCCAGGCTGGAGAAGATAGTGGACAAGTCGGCCACCAAGGGCCGCCACGTCAAGGTCTCCCACTCTGGCAGGttcaaggagaagaagaggatcCGCGCCACGCTGGCCGAAAACCCCAACCTCTTCCCCGACCACAGCACGGCCGACGAGAACCATGTGACGGCCGCCGACAACTAA
- the pnpo gene encoding pyridoxine-5'-phosphate oxidase gives MIRALSVIGSRNIGKIGKYCKPYAFPAPCKHQLNSLFFCTKPTDTHSAMDLSDMRKKYKGDDQCFEEDQLVSLDPIKQFGDWFEQATKCPEVGEANAMCIATATKDGRPSARMVLLKGFSHEGFRFFSNYESRKGEELESNPYACLVFYWEPLNRQIRIEGDVERIPFQSSCDYFHSRPKSSQIGAVVSRQSTAIPDREYLRQKNSELEERYKDTDVPMPDYWGGYIVKPYYIEFWQGQTNRLHDRIVFTRPKKGEPELKDMQHHAEGGWVYQRLSP, from the exons ATGATACGTGCGCTAAGTGTCATTGGATCGAGGAACATTGGAAAAATAGGGAAATATTGCAAACCCTATGCCTTCCCGGCTCCTTGTAAACATCAGTTAAATTCTTTATTTTTCTGCACGAAACCTACGGACACGCACAGTGCAATGGATTTGAGTGATATGAGAAAGAAATACAAAGGAGACGATCAG TGTTTCGAAGAGGATCAGTTGGTTTCGCTGGACCCTATAAAGCAATTTGGTGACTGGTTTGAGCAAGCCACGAAATGCCCAGAAGTTGGAGAAGCTAATGCTATGTGCATTGCCACTGCTACCAA AGATGGACGCCCATCTGCACGGATGGTGCTGCTGAAAGGCTTCAGTCATGAGGGCTTCCGCTTCTTCTCCAACTACGAGAGCCGCAAAGGCGAAGAGCTG GAGAGCAACCCATATGCTTGCCTAGTGTTCTACTGGGAGCCCTTAAACAGGCAG ATCCGCATTGAGGGCGACGTGGAGCGAATCCCCTTCCAGAGCTCCTGTGATTACTTCCACTCTCGCCCCAAGAGCAGCCAAATCGGCGCTGTGGTCAGCCGACAAAGCACGGCGATACCAGACAGAGAG TACCTGAGACAGAAGAATTCTGAATTAGAAGAGAGGTATAAGGACACCGATGTCCCAATGCCTGACTACTG GGGGGGATATATCGTCAAGCCTTACTACATCGAGTTTTGGCAAGGCCAGACCAACAGGCTCCATGACCGGATAGTGTTCACACGACCGAAAAAGGGAGAGCCAGAGCTGAAGGACATGCAGCACCACGCAGAGGGGGGCTGGGTTTATCAGCGGCTGTCTCCTTGA
- the mrpl10 gene encoding large ribosomal subunit protein uL10m, giving the protein MTLFNMAATLCGKLFTSPAWLPLTQSVRHGSKAVTRHRKPMHILKQKLLAVTKYMPPKPGPPVGSLAPRPKRIEEESGLMRILKRDLEEVFRDNKMVAVAQNSSSSAEDMLLLKHRLKKHDIRVRFFPNQVTRAFLPGSPYRNMAPLFTGPTILLVSKEPKAKQMLVTLRGSPQIALLGACIDNALLSRQGILEYSKLPTMTTVQGELVSSLTLMTSRTVSLLQRHPAHLSALLQQYAKQLSPEEATGDGAKEAPSQPTEAA; this is encoded by the exons ATGACGCT TTTCAACATGGCAGCGACCTTGTGCGGAAAGCTGTTCACCAGTCCGG CATGGCTGCCCCTAACTCAAAGTGTCCGGCATGGGTCAAAAGCTGTCACTCGGCACAGGAAGCCAATGCACATCCTCAAGCAGAAACTGTTAGCTGTGACAAAATACATGCCCCCAAAGCCTGGACCACCTGTAGGCTCTTTGGCCCCCCGCCCCAAGAGGATCGAGGAG GAGAGTGGCTTGATGAGGATTTTGAAGAGAGATCTCGAGGAGGTGTTCAGGGATAATAAGATGGTTGCTGTGGCCCAAAACAGTTCCTCCAGTGCCGAGGACATGCTACTTCTGAAGCACAGGCTTAAGAAGCACGACATCAGGGTCAGGTTTTTTCCTAACCAG GTTACCAGGGCTTTTTTACCTGGAAGTCCATACAGAAATATGGCACCACTGTTCACAGGGCCAACTATCCTGTTGGTTAGCAAAGAACCCAAAGCAAAGCAGATGCTCGTTACATTGCGAGGCAGCCCTCAGATAGCACTCCTTG GGGCCTGCATAGACAACGCGCTGCTGTCGCGCCAGGGCATCCTCGAGTACTCCAAGCTGCCCACCATGACCACCGTGCAGGGCGAGCTGGTGAGCAGCCTGACCCTGATGACGTCCCGCACGGTGTCCCTGCTGCAGCGGCACCCGGCCCACCTGAGCGCCCTGCTGCAGCAGTACGCCAAGCAGCTGAGCCCCGAGGAAGCCACCGGGGACGGCGCCAAGGAGGCCCCTTCTCAGCCCACGGAGGCAGCGTGA